From Spirosoma aerolatum, one genomic window encodes:
- a CDS encoding heparinase II/III domain-containing protein, producing MNRIRFCVFCLFFLTTISLYAQVDHLANVNKLSAHPRLLLLAGEEDGIKRTLTADKTWNSLHQAMLTTCDELVDKAPLERIKIGRRLLSVSREALRRIFYLSYAWRLTQQDKYLKRAEKELLALSAFDDWNPTHFLDVAEMTMAVAIGYDWLYNDLSSESRSTIKEAILKKGVQPSLDTKYNSWLKASHNWNQVCNAGMTYGALAIADDQPELTKTIINRAIDSVVLPMGDYRPDGAYPEGYGYWGYGTTFNVMLISALEKAYGTDFGLSKQPGFLQTAAYLENMTGPSGNAFNYSDSGLSGELQPAMFWFAQKQNTPSLLWVERGRLMNNDPKRHTGERLLPAIMLWSNGIGMSAIAAPKTTLWVGEGKNPVALMRTSWSDPAALFVGLKTGSPSVNHAHMDIGSFVMEADGVRWAMDFGMQNYESLESKGVDLWNSRQDSQRWQIFRYNNFTHNTLTVNNQLQRVMGKASITSSSADPSFLNAQTDLSDIYKESLSKAVRGVAIVDKAYVLVRDELEALPTETTVRWTMLTQASVNLLGGSKAELTKDGKKLILDVVEPAGATLKTWSTDPPNEYDAANPGTIRVGFDVTLPANSKTALTVRLLPEKAANRSKSSAQPLAQWPR from the coding sequence ATGAATCGTATCCGCTTCTGCGTTTTTTGCTTATTCTTTCTCACAACAATTTCACTCTACGCACAGGTCGATCATCTGGCGAATGTCAATAAACTATCGGCGCATCCTCGGTTGCTTTTACTGGCGGGTGAAGAAGATGGCATAAAACGAACGCTCACGGCCGATAAAACCTGGAATAGTCTCCATCAGGCCATGCTGACAACCTGTGACGAACTGGTGGATAAAGCTCCTCTGGAACGTATCAAAATTGGCCGTCGGTTGCTTTCCGTATCTCGTGAGGCTCTGCGTCGTATCTTTTATTTGTCCTATGCCTGGCGCCTGACCCAGCAGGATAAATACCTGAAACGAGCCGAAAAAGAACTCCTGGCTCTCTCCGCCTTTGACGACTGGAACCCAACGCATTTTCTGGACGTAGCCGAAATGACGATGGCTGTAGCAATTGGATACGACTGGCTTTACAACGATTTATCATCAGAGTCCCGATCTACGATTAAGGAAGCCATTCTGAAAAAGGGGGTTCAACCATCACTAGATACGAAATACAATAGCTGGCTGAAAGCATCGCACAACTGGAATCAGGTTTGCAATGCAGGCATGACCTATGGTGCGTTAGCCATTGCCGACGACCAGCCTGAGCTAACCAAAACGATTATAAACCGAGCTATCGACTCCGTTGTGCTACCTATGGGCGACTACCGGCCCGACGGTGCTTACCCCGAAGGATATGGTTACTGGGGTTATGGAACCACCTTCAATGTGATGCTCATCAGCGCACTCGAAAAAGCCTACGGAACCGATTTTGGACTTTCAAAACAACCCGGATTTTTACAAACGGCGGCTTATCTGGAAAATATGACGGGTCCGTCAGGGAATGCCTTCAACTATTCGGACTCGGGCCTGTCGGGCGAATTACAGCCCGCCATGTTCTGGTTCGCACAGAAGCAGAATACGCCCTCCCTGCTTTGGGTAGAGCGCGGCCGCTTGATGAACAACGACCCCAAACGGCACACGGGCGAACGGCTTTTACCCGCCATCATGCTGTGGAGTAACGGCATTGGTATGTCGGCAATAGCGGCTCCTAAAACAACGCTATGGGTTGGGGAAGGTAAGAACCCGGTTGCCCTGATGCGTACATCGTGGTCAGACCCAGCCGCTCTTTTTGTCGGCCTGAAAACGGGGAGCCCTTCAGTCAATCACGCACATATGGATATTGGGTCATTCGTAATGGAAGCCGATGGGGTGCGCTGGGCTATGGATTTTGGGATGCAGAATTATGAATCGCTGGAATCGAAAGGGGTCGATTTGTGGAACAGTCGGCAGGATTCCCAACGATGGCAGATTTTCCGGTACAATAACTTTACACATAACACTCTCACCGTTAACAATCAGCTTCAGCGTGTAATGGGAAAAGCTTCCATTACCAGCTCATCAGCAGATCCGTCGTTCTTAAACGCACAGACTGATTTGTCGGATATTTACAAGGAGTCTCTGAGCAAAGCAGTTCGGGGCGTTGCCATAGTCGATAAAGCCTACGTACTCGTTCGGGATGAATTAGAGGCATTACCGACCGAAACCACTGTTCGCTGGACAATGCTTACCCAGGCATCGGTCAATCTTTTGGGCGGAAGTAAAGCTGAACTGACTAAAGATGGAAAAAAGCTCATTCTGGACGTTGTTGAGCCTGCTGGCGCAACGCTAAAAACCTGGTCGACAGACCCGCCAAACGAGTATGATGCCGCCAATCCCGGAACAATTCGAGTCGGTTTTGACGTCACCTTACCGGCCAACAGCAAAACAGCTCTTACCGTACGATTACTTCCTGAAAAGGCTGCCAATCGTTCAAAATCCAGTGCTCAACCGCTAGCGCAATGGCCACGTTAG
- a CDS encoding APC family permease produces MAQNQLKKLLGVGFGVAVTIGGTIGTGILRKPGPIAQDIGDPTLIIAVWLIVGAYALAGSLSVMELGTMLPKAGGWYVFAHRAFGNYAGFIIGISSWLGSVSAMAFGAAVMSEYTALLFPSAIAYQKTIAIGILALFVAFHSIGVRLASRAQEVMSVLKAVGLLAFVIVCFTVTPKEPTLAASTIRPLAEGGVWLGILAALQSVFYTYDGWHTAAYFTEEDVDPSRNLPRSMISGVLLIIGIYILVNLALLYVLPVSMLAGSKLPAADAVQLLFGPGSAQVVTFLLMISIMGIINAQIMFNPRVIFAMGRDGLFFRFVNQVNAGGTPMNATMLTAGASVLMILTNTYGKLSDIATFFFVLCYASAFAALIRLRQTEPNLARPVRAWGYPFSTWALLMASLAFLVGVVIGDFSSSMYAIGFIIVSYPVYLLIKR; encoded by the coding sequence ATGGCCCAGAATCAACTCAAGAAATTATTAGGCGTCGGCTTTGGCGTTGCGGTAACCATCGGCGGAACCATCGGTACGGGTATCTTACGGAAGCCCGGTCCAATTGCCCAGGACATTGGCGACCCGACGCTTATCATTGCGGTCTGGTTGATTGTGGGTGCCTATGCCCTGGCGGGGTCACTGTCGGTAATGGAGTTAGGCACTATGTTGCCCAAAGCGGGCGGGTGGTATGTGTTTGCGCATCGCGCCTTCGGCAATTACGCTGGGTTTATTATCGGTATCAGTAGCTGGCTGGGGAGTGTATCGGCCATGGCTTTTGGGGCGGCTGTCATGAGCGAGTACACAGCCCTGCTGTTTCCTTCAGCCATTGCCTACCAAAAAACCATTGCCATTGGCATCCTGGCTCTTTTTGTCGCCTTTCACTCGATAGGCGTCCGACTGGCCAGTCGGGCACAGGAAGTCATGAGCGTACTGAAAGCCGTTGGGCTACTAGCCTTCGTCATTGTATGCTTTACCGTGACCCCTAAAGAACCTACTCTGGCCGCATCTACGATTCGCCCGTTGGCCGAAGGGGGTGTATGGTTGGGTATTCTGGCTGCCCTCCAGTCGGTTTTCTATACCTACGACGGCTGGCATACAGCCGCTTACTTTACGGAAGAAGATGTTGACCCAAGCCGGAATTTGCCCCGGTCGATGATTAGTGGGGTACTGCTGATTATTGGCATTTATATCCTTGTCAATCTAGCCCTGCTGTATGTATTGCCTGTATCTATGCTGGCAGGCTCCAAGCTCCCAGCCGCCGATGCCGTTCAACTCCTGTTTGGTCCCGGTAGCGCACAGGTCGTTACGTTTCTGCTGATGATCTCGATTATGGGCATCATAAACGCACAGATCATGTTTAATCCCCGCGTCATTTTCGCCATGGGTCGCGACGGTTTGTTCTTTCGGTTTGTGAATCAGGTCAATGCAGGTGGTACTCCCATGAATGCGACCATGCTAACGGCTGGCGCATCGGTTCTGATGATTTTGACCAATACCTACGGCAAGCTTTCAGATATTGCGACGTTCTTCTTCGTGCTTTGTTATGCTTCAGCATTTGCGGCTTTGATCCGCCTGCGGCAGACAGAACCGAATCTAGCCAGACCAGTGCGTGCCTGGGGTTATCCGTTCTCAACCTGGGCTCTGCTGATGGCTTCGCTGGCCTTTTTGGTGGGCGTTGTCATTGGCGATTTTTCGAGCAGCATGTATGCCATTGGGTTCATTATTGTGAGCTATCCAGTCTATTTACTCATCAAGCGGTAA
- the crcB gene encoding fluoride efflux transporter CrcB: protein MRILLTHPAVLVFVGGGAGSLLRYWAGRLIPATLIGPSFPNAILFVNVVASFVLGAVVGWVINRSAGDEMRLLIGVGFCGGLSTFSSFSYDTVVLLQNGRFAAALLNVGLNILLCLLASAGGLMLGKGI from the coding sequence ATGAGAATCTTGCTTACACATCCAGCTGTTTTGGTTTTTGTGGGGGGAGGGGCGGGAAGCCTACTACGATACTGGGCGGGCCGGCTGATTCCAGCTACACTTATCGGGCCGTCGTTTCCCAATGCCATTTTGTTTGTGAATGTAGTGGCCAGTTTTGTCCTGGGTGCCGTGGTTGGCTGGGTAATCAATCGGTCGGCGGGCGACGAAATGCGGTTATTGATAGGGGTTGGATTTTGTGGTGGACTCAGTACATTTTCCAGTTTCAGCTACGATACGGTCGTTCTGCTGCAAAATGGCCGCTTTGCCGCAGCGCTGCTTAATGTCGGTTTAAATATCCTGCTTTGCTTGTTAGCTTCGGCCGGAGGATTGATGCTTGGGAAAGGTATATAA
- a CDS encoding M14 family zinc carboxypeptidase, which translates to MSSALQAQDIARRLFDAHDTFKEKALTHRRFKHADIVPLLNALGKPLSVSPVGESLEKRTIYAVKAGTGATNILLWSQMHGDEATATMALFDIFNFLQAKNDGFDELRQSILSQMTVHFVPMLNPDGAERFQRRTATDIDMNRDALRLQTPEGALLKQLQQTLKPLVGFNLHDQSPRYSVGKTGKQAVVSFLATAYDEDRNVNDVRQRSMQLIVGMNRVLQQFIPGQIARYDDEFEPRAFGDNIQKWGTTLILIESGGYKGDSEKMAIRRLNFVAILTALKEIADGSYKQEPIADYQAIPENGRALFDVLIRNATVMREGRPVMVDIGINHNEVSDGAARTFQYKSVVEDIGDLSTFYGIEEIDATGLTLVPAKIYPETLDTATDLAKLDLPALRRDGILVFKIRKSSKKEFPAQPVHLLYEGDLPAQPLQLEQIPTFLLKKGDQLQYQFVNGFWKEVPSSAGSPQNGVID; encoded by the coding sequence ATGAGTTCAGCCCTTCAGGCACAGGATATAGCGCGTCGGTTGTTCGATGCCCATGACACGTTCAAAGAAAAAGCCCTTACCCATCGTCGATTCAAACACGCCGATATTGTCCCCTTGCTGAATGCTCTGGGAAAACCCTTATCGGTAAGTCCGGTTGGCGAGTCGCTGGAGAAACGGACGATCTATGCAGTAAAGGCCGGGACAGGGGCAACAAACATACTTTTATGGAGCCAGATGCATGGTGATGAGGCTACGGCTACCATGGCCCTGTTTGATATTTTCAACTTTCTTCAGGCTAAAAATGACGGTTTCGACGAGCTTCGGCAGTCCATTCTGAGCCAGATGACAGTTCATTTTGTGCCGATGCTCAACCCCGATGGCGCCGAGCGGTTTCAACGCCGAACAGCCACCGATATCGATATGAATCGGGATGCGCTTCGTTTACAGACGCCCGAAGGGGCCTTGTTGAAACAGCTGCAACAAACGCTGAAACCTCTGGTGGGTTTCAACCTGCACGATCAGAGTCCGCGTTATAGCGTTGGTAAAACGGGAAAGCAGGCTGTCGTGTCGTTTTTGGCGACGGCTTACGATGAAGATCGGAATGTGAACGATGTTCGCCAACGCTCTATGCAGTTGATCGTGGGTATGAACCGGGTGTTGCAACAGTTTATTCCCGGACAAATTGCCCGATACGACGATGAGTTTGAACCACGTGCCTTTGGCGATAATATCCAGAAGTGGGGGACAACCCTGATTCTGATTGAATCGGGAGGCTACAAGGGCGATTCGGAAAAGATGGCGATTCGACGGCTGAACTTTGTGGCTATTTTAACGGCGCTGAAGGAGATTGCCGATGGGTCGTATAAGCAGGAACCCATTGCCGATTACCAGGCTATTCCTGAAAATGGCCGTGCGTTGTTCGATGTACTGATTCGAAACGCAACTGTCATGCGCGAAGGTCGCCCGGTTATGGTCGATATCGGAATCAATCATAATGAGGTTAGTGATGGAGCCGCCCGAACATTCCAGTACAAAAGCGTAGTTGAAGACATCGGCGACTTATCGACCTTCTACGGTATCGAAGAGATTGATGCGACTGGATTAACGCTTGTTCCGGCTAAAATTTATCCCGAAACGCTGGATACGGCTACTGATCTGGCTAAACTGGATTTACCTGCCTTACGACGCGATGGAATTCTTGTCTTCAAGATTCGAAAATCCAGTAAGAAAGAGTTTCCTGCACAGCCGGTTCATCTACTGTATGAAGGTGACTTACCGGCTCAGCCGCTTCAACTCGAACAGATACCTACGTTTCTGCTGAAAAAAGGAGATCAGCTACAGTATCAGTTTGTAAATGGGTTCTGGAAAGAAGTGCCGTCCAGTGCTGGTAGCCCACAAAATGGCGTGATTGACTGA
- a CDS encoding TonB-dependent receptor, whose protein sequence is MKSIVSTLLVLIVFIATASVSWAQVTTSGLSGLITDAKKEVLPGATVQAVYTPTGTKYAAVTDIEGRFRINNMNAGGPYQVVVTYVGYNTETISDVVLRLGETTNLNLTLQDASAQLTEVVIKGSREGERQGAGSSINSEAIRRLPTISRSLTDMTRLSPQANNNNSFAGTNFRYNNVTIDGAINNDAIGFSPSLGGSTGTSGQPGSSTRTNPVSLDAIQDIQVAVAPFDVRLGNFLGGSVNAVTRSGTNEVTGSVYGFGRNATLTGSWNGASDAKEKLPSSFYEYQTGVRVGFPIIKNKLFFFTNEEITRRQDPVQFQAGTPSSLIKDAAVAQQISDFVKTNYGLDAGSFGNYSIYSNSTKFFNRLDWNINDKNQLTIRNNTVFSEATNLERDAANFRFGSIDFKQSNNQTSTVAELKTQFSGRASNSLIVGYSSVHDFRNTLSNVRTFPQVEIAYNGGTIFLGNDREASVFNLRQKTFEVTDNFTFYSGKHTFTLGTHNELYTIDYGFVNSPNGRISYRSVDEFLAKLPNRVRGSYPFGDATNDLQKQFDNPYAHFNVNLLSLYLQDDIQLTDRIKLSPGIRVDYTGLPKKPTLSSQVTASAGDVANYGKTYTYTPLNQITNSYLNNAQISPRLGFTIDAKGDKSLIIRGGTGLFTGRVPFAWLGYAFYNNGVGYGAYDFNNNATAATKLVGDPLIPNGGLLINNNPANGGVTRTQVDLIDNNFKMPQMFRNNIAVDYTIGGYKFTVEGLYTKVINDLKFMQVNTKDVVRYYSYDTQQQQPIYVASNGTAGAQRIDNNFANAYMLTNTNKGYRYSLTGQIQRNFPMGFGFSTAYTYGKSFDLTNGIRNSMESNWQLNQSLTPNDPQLAYSNFDIRHRIVGTVNYRQVWNPRNATTVTLFYSLQSGAPFSWGYVNSTIDGTGQANSLAYIPRDLAEAQKLLPTGSQATDFMAFVESDPYLKTRKGTFTERNGGRTPWNNTMDLRFLHEFKLKGRQSIQISYDIINFLNLLDKKLGYYYFSPNTFNSTASIGLSRATNPATGDPTFTWSRPSAPYSIDPLSSRWQMQLGARFNF, encoded by the coding sequence ATGAAGTCAATCGTATCTACCTTATTAGTATTAATAGTTTTCATCGCCACTGCTTCTGTATCCTGGGCGCAGGTTACTACCAGTGGTCTTAGCGGCCTTATCACCGACGCAAAAAAAGAAGTCTTACCAGGCGCTACCGTACAGGCTGTTTATACGCCAACCGGCACTAAGTATGCAGCTGTAACGGATATTGAAGGTCGTTTCCGAATCAATAATATGAATGCCGGAGGCCCTTATCAGGTGGTTGTCACATATGTGGGCTACAATACTGAAACCATATCGGATGTCGTGCTTCGGCTGGGTGAAACCACCAATCTGAATCTGACGCTACAGGATGCCAGTGCTCAACTGACCGAAGTTGTGATAAAAGGCAGCCGTGAAGGTGAACGCCAGGGAGCAGGCAGTAGCATAAACAGCGAAGCCATTCGTCGGTTACCCACTATTTCGCGCAGCCTGACCGATATGACCCGGCTTTCGCCCCAGGCCAATAACAACAACTCGTTTGCTGGTACCAACTTCCGGTACAATAATGTAACCATCGACGGAGCGATCAACAATGATGCCATTGGCTTCAGCCCTTCGCTGGGTGGCTCAACCGGAACGTCGGGGCAACCCGGTTCCAGTACCCGCACCAACCCGGTTAGCCTGGATGCTATTCAGGATATTCAGGTGGCAGTAGCTCCATTCGACGTTCGGCTTGGTAACTTTCTCGGTGGTTCAGTAAACGCAGTTACCCGGAGCGGTACGAACGAGGTAACGGGCTCCGTATACGGCTTTGGTCGGAATGCTACGCTGACAGGTTCGTGGAATGGTGCTTCGGATGCGAAAGAAAAGCTCCCCAGTTCCTTTTATGAATACCAGACGGGTGTTCGGGTTGGTTTCCCCATCATCAAAAACAAACTATTCTTCTTTACAAACGAAGAAATCACCCGCCGTCAAGACCCCGTTCAGTTTCAGGCAGGCACGCCCAGCTCGTTGATTAAAGATGCAGCGGTCGCCCAGCAGATCAGCGATTTCGTAAAAACGAACTATGGCCTTGACGCTGGTTCGTTTGGCAACTATTCGATCTATTCCAACAGCACAAAATTCTTTAACCGACTCGACTGGAATATCAACGACAAAAACCAGTTGACCATTCGGAATAATACGGTATTTTCGGAAGCAACGAATCTGGAACGTGATGCGGCTAACTTCCGCTTTGGTAGCATCGACTTCAAACAATCGAACAACCAGACCAGCACTGTTGCTGAGTTAAAAACCCAGTTCAGTGGCCGGGCCTCCAACAGCCTGATCGTTGGTTATTCGAGTGTTCATGACTTTCGCAACACGCTTTCCAATGTTCGGACCTTCCCACAGGTTGAAATTGCGTACAATGGGGGTACAATCTTCTTAGGGAACGACCGGGAAGCGTCTGTGTTCAATCTCCGTCAGAAAACGTTTGAGGTAACCGACAATTTTACCTTCTATTCAGGCAAGCATACCTTCACGCTGGGCACCCACAATGAGCTGTATACGATTGATTACGGGTTTGTCAACTCGCCCAACGGACGGATTTCGTACCGATCAGTGGATGAATTTCTGGCCAAATTGCCGAACCGGGTACGGGGCAGCTATCCCTTTGGCGATGCCACCAACGATCTGCAAAAGCAATTCGACAATCCCTACGCTCATTTCAACGTAAACCTGCTGAGCCTGTATTTACAAGACGACATCCAGCTAACAGACCGCATCAAACTGTCGCCAGGTATCCGTGTGGATTACACGGGACTGCCTAAAAAGCCAACCCTTAGCTCGCAGGTAACGGCTTCGGCGGGTGACGTTGCCAACTACGGCAAAACCTACACCTACACCCCGCTGAACCAGATCACTAATTCGTATCTGAATAATGCTCAGATTTCGCCCCGCTTAGGCTTTACCATCGATGCCAAAGGCGACAAGAGTCTGATCATTCGCGGTGGTACCGGGTTGTTTACAGGTCGGGTTCCGTTTGCCTGGTTAGGGTATGCCTTCTACAACAACGGAGTTGGCTATGGCGCGTATGACTTCAACAACAACGCTACGGCCGCAACCAAGCTGGTTGGCGATCCGCTGATTCCGAACGGTGGGCTGCTTATCAACAACAATCCGGCCAATGGTGGTGTAACCCGTACGCAGGTCGACCTGATCGATAACAACTTCAAGATGCCCCAGATGTTCCGTAACAACATTGCGGTCGATTATACAATAGGTGGTTATAAGTTCACGGTTGAAGGGTTGTACACTAAAGTGATCAATGACCTCAAATTTATGCAGGTCAATACCAAAGATGTGGTTCGATACTACAGCTACGATACCCAGCAACAACAGCCTATTTATGTAGCCAGCAACGGAACCGCCGGAGCGCAACGCATCGACAACAATTTCGCCAATGCCTACATGCTGACGAACACCAACAAAGGCTATCGCTATAGCCTGACTGGCCAGATTCAGCGGAACTTCCCGATGGGCTTCGGTTTCTCAACGGCCTACACCTACGGGAAGTCATTCGACCTCACTAACGGTATTCGTAACTCAATGGAATCGAACTGGCAGTTGAACCAGTCTCTTACCCCAAACGATCCGCAACTGGCATACTCAAACTTCGATATTCGTCATCGGATTGTGGGTACGGTCAACTACCGCCAGGTCTGGAATCCACGCAATGCCACTACGGTTACGCTGTTCTACTCGCTGCAATCGGGAGCGCCGTTCTCATGGGGGTACGTAAACTCAACAATTGACGGTACGGGTCAGGCTAACAGTCTGGCCTATATTCCACGCGACCTGGCCGAAGCCCAGAAACTACTGCCAACAGGTTCGCAGGCTACCGACTTTATGGCCTTTGTTGAATCCGATCCATATTTGAAAACCCGTAAAGGAACGTTCACCGAGCGGAATGGCGGTCGTACCCCCTGGAACAATACGATGGATCTGCGTTTCCTGCACGAGTTTAAGCTGAAAGGCCGTCAGTCGATCCAGATTAGCTACGACATCATCAACTTCCTGAACTTGCTGGACAAGAAACTGGGCTACTACTACTTCTCGCCCAATACATTCAACTCGACAGCATCAATTGGGCTTAGTCGGGCAACGAACCCAGCAACGGGCGACCCCACCTTTACCTGGTCGCGCCCATCAGCTCCTTACTCCATCGATCCGCTCAGTTCACGCTGGCAAATGCAACTGGGAGCCCGGTTCAATTTCTAA
- a CDS encoding RrF2 family transcriptional regulator yields the protein MISKKAKYAIKALKVLTEEYGKGPVLISYISAKENIPKKFLEAILLELRNHGILQSQKGKGGGYLLRVDPSRVNLAQVLRVIDGPIAPTPCVSFNFYVKCDDCDDEVTCALRPIMERVRDANLSVYENTSLLTFQVAGTVEAVGDASPELVEASK from the coding sequence ATGATTTCCAAAAAGGCTAAATATGCTATCAAAGCCCTTAAAGTATTGACCGAAGAGTACGGAAAAGGCCCTGTACTAATTTCTTATATTTCGGCTAAAGAAAATATTCCGAAAAAGTTTCTGGAAGCCATTCTGCTTGAACTTCGTAACCACGGTATTCTACAAAGCCAGAAGGGCAAAGGAGGAGGGTATCTTCTACGCGTCGATCCGAGTCGTGTCAATCTGGCACAGGTGTTACGCGTTATCGATGGCCCCATTGCGCCAACTCCCTGCGTGTCGTTTAACTTTTATGTAAAATGCGACGACTGTGATGATGAGGTGACCTGTGCACTGCGCCCAATTATGGAGCGCGTTCGGGATGCGAATCTGAGTGTGTACGAAAATACGTCGCTGTTGACGTTCCAGGTGGCAGGAACTGTCGAAGCCGTTGGGGACGCTAGCCCCGAGCTTGTTGAAGCGTCAAAATAA
- a CDS encoding DUF4301 family protein, with amino-acid sequence MQFTEQDQDQILVQGVTLDQIDQQIQHFVEGFPYLNVIKAATIGDGIVRVPDDQITAYIHRFDAATHERDLVKFVPASGAATRMFKSLFAALDGKSDKSVDEVFTRLTDFAFYEDLKAAMATDGLDLDKAVADNDRKTILTYLLTDKGLDYGSLPKGLLKFHQYIDGPRTPVEEHLVEGAAYANADGLVKIHFTVSPEHRSRFEQLIEEQKADYEAWLGVTFDISFSEQKKSTDTISVNMDNSPFRNADGSLLFRPAGHGALIENLNDIHADIVFIKNIDNVVPDEIKEPTITYKKVLAAVLLDAQQQIARLQDLLDAEDVSDGYLAEADELFRRTLFTLPPDGFDSLSNEEKVAYFRRKLDRPVRVCGMVKNVGEPGGGPFWARNQDGSVSLQVVESAQIDLADPAQKAIFDEATHFNPVDLVCGLNDRHGKKYDLPAYRDPLTGFITAKSKDGKDLKAQELPGLWNGAMANWNTIFVEVPLITFNPVKTVNDLLRKEHQPAEE; translated from the coding sequence ATGCAGTTTACTGAGCAGGACCAGGACCAGATTCTGGTACAAGGGGTAACCCTCGACCAGATTGACCAGCAAATACAGCACTTCGTAGAGGGCTTTCCATACCTGAATGTCATTAAGGCCGCTACCATTGGCGATGGCATCGTTCGTGTACCCGACGACCAGATAACGGCTTATATTCACCGTTTTGATGCCGCAACCCATGAGCGTGATCTGGTCAAATTTGTACCCGCGTCGGGGGCCGCTACCCGGATGTTTAAGTCATTGTTTGCTGCTCTGGATGGTAAGTCCGACAAATCGGTTGATGAAGTCTTTACCCGCCTTACGGATTTCGCATTCTATGAAGACCTAAAAGCGGCTATGGCAACCGATGGTCTGGATTTGGACAAAGCGGTGGCCGACAACGATCGAAAAACCATACTGACCTATCTGCTGACCGACAAAGGGCTGGATTATGGGAGTCTGCCAAAAGGGTTGCTCAAGTTTCACCAGTATATCGATGGCCCGCGTACTCCAGTAGAAGAGCATCTGGTTGAAGGAGCCGCCTACGCCAACGCCGATGGCCTGGTAAAAATTCACTTTACCGTGTCGCCCGAACACCGCTCTCGCTTCGAACAACTCATTGAGGAGCAAAAAGCAGATTATGAGGCCTGGTTGGGGGTAACCTTCGATATTTCGTTCTCGGAACAGAAAAAATCGACCGATACCATTTCGGTCAATATGGATAATTCGCCGTTCCGCAATGCCGATGGTTCATTATTGTTCCGTCCGGCGGGGCATGGCGCTTTGATCGAGAACCTCAACGATATTCATGCCGACATTGTGTTTATCAAGAACATCGACAATGTGGTACCGGATGAAATTAAGGAGCCAACCATTACCTATAAAAAAGTACTGGCCGCTGTATTGCTCGATGCCCAACAGCAGATTGCTCGTTTACAGGATCTTCTGGACGCTGAAGACGTAAGCGATGGGTATCTGGCCGAAGCCGATGAATTGTTCCGACGAACCTTGTTCACACTCCCTCCTGACGGGTTTGACAGCTTATCAAACGAAGAGAAAGTAGCCTATTTCCGGCGGAAGCTAGATCGGCCTGTGCGCGTATGTGGCATGGTGAAAAATGTTGGTGAACCCGGTGGCGGACCGTTCTGGGCCCGAAATCAGGATGGATCCGTTTCGCTGCAAGTGGTTGAATCGGCCCAGATTGATCTGGCTGACCCAGCCCAAAAAGCCATTTTTGACGAAGCGACGCACTTCAACCCTGTCGATTTAGTTTGTGGACTGAACGATCGCCATGGCAAAAAATATGATCTGCCCGCTTACCGCGATCCACTGACAGGCTTCATTACGGCAAAATCGAAAGACGGGAAAGACTTGAAAGCGCAGGAACTGCCGGGTCTGTGGAATGGCGCTATGGCCAACTGGAATACCATTTTTGTAGAAGTTCCGCTGATTACGTTTAACCCGGTAAAAACGGTTAACGACTTGCTGCGGAAAGAACACCAGCCAGCTGAAGAATAG
- a CDS encoding HAD family hydrolase, producing MKLIAFDADDTLWVNEPNYVDVKQKLCDLLAHHIDEETLSSRFYETQMRNMNLFGYGAKSFILSMIETAIQLTDGAITGSEIQQIIDTGRQLIDYPIDVLDGIPEVLETLSKNFDLMLLTKGDLFDQESKIARLGLGHYFKHMEIVSEKNEQAYQRVLQKYNVKPADFIMIGNSLKSDILPVVHIGGHAIHIPYSITWIHERVEDEQLVGKSFTTLESARELLALF from the coding sequence ATGAAACTAATTGCTTTCGATGCCGACGACACGCTTTGGGTTAATGAACCCAACTACGTAGATGTGAAGCAAAAGCTATGTGATCTGCTGGCGCACCATATTGATGAGGAGACACTCTCAAGCCGATTTTATGAAACTCAGATGCGAAACATGAACCTGTTTGGATACGGAGCAAAGAGTTTTATTTTGTCGATGATCGAAACGGCGATTCAGCTAACCGATGGTGCTATAACAGGTTCTGAAATTCAGCAGATTATTGATACCGGACGCCAGCTTATCGACTACCCGATTGATGTGCTGGATGGCATCCCTGAGGTGCTGGAAACACTTTCCAAAAACTTTGACCTGATGCTGCTGACCAAAGGCGATCTGTTCGATCAGGAGAGTAAAATTGCGCGTTTGGGCCTGGGGCATTATTTCAAGCACATGGAAATCGTTTCGGAAAAGAATGAGCAGGCCTATCAGCGCGTATTGCAGAAATACAATGTAAAGCCAGCCGACTTTATCATGATTGGCAACTCGTTAAAGTCCGACATTCTACCTGTCGTTCATATCGGCGGACACGCCATCCACATTCCATATTCCATCACCTGGATTCATGAGCGGGTGGAAGACGAACAACTGGTCGGTAAATCATTTACTACGCTGGAAAGCGCCCGTGAGCTACTGGCTTTGTTCTGA